In Penaeus vannamei isolate JL-2024 chromosome 13, ASM4276789v1, whole genome shotgun sequence, the sequence tatatatatatatatatatatatatatatatatatatatatatatatatatatatatctacaaaaatatatatatatatatatatatatatatatatatatatatatatatatatatatatatatatatatatatatatatacataaatatatgtatgtatgtttgtgtgtgttgtatatatatatatatatatatatatatatatatatatatatatatatatatatatacataaatatatgtatgtatgtttgtgtgtgttgtatatatatatatatatatatatatatatatatatatatatatatatatatatatatatatatgtgtgtgtgtgtgtgtgtgtgtgtgtgtgtgtgtgtgtgtgtgtgtgtgtgtgtgtgtgtgtgtgtgtgtgtgcttatatacatgcgggtgtatatatgtatgtatatacatacatacatacatatatatatatatgtatatatatatatttatatatatatatataaatatatatatatatatatatatatatatatatatatatatatatatatatatgtatgtatatacatacatatatacttctacatgtatatagacacacacacatatatacgcatatatatatatatatatatatatatatatatatatatatatatatatatatatatatatatatatatatatatatatatatatatacatatatatacacacacacacacacacacacacacacacacacacacacacacacacacacacacacacacacacacacacacacacacacacacatatatatatatatatatatatatatatatatatatatatatatacacatatatatatacgcatgtgtgtgtgtgtgtgtacatacacaaacacatgtgtctcaatctctatgtctctctctttctacgcacgcacatacaaaggcacacacacacacaaacaaacacaaccacattcgtgagtatataaatacacatgcacacacagacacatgcgcgcgcgcaaacacacacacacacgcacaaagacacacacacacacacacacacacacacacacacacacacacacacacacacacacacacacacacacacacacacacacacacacacactcactcactcacatacacacacactcatatacacacacacacaaacaccaacacacacatacacacacatgtatatatatatatatatatatatatatatatatatatatatatatatatatatatatatatatatatatatatatatatatatatatatatatatatatatataaatataaatacacacacacacacacaaacacacacacacacacacacacacacacacacacacacacacatatatatatatatatatatatatatatatatatatatatatatatatatagagagagagagagagagagagagagagagagagagagagagagatatgtagatatatacatatatgtatatacatatatatatatatatatatatatatatatatatatatatatattatatatattatatatatgttatatatgtattatatatatattatacatattatatatatatatatatatatatatatatatatatatatatatatatatatatatatatatatatatatatatatatatatacatacatatatatatatatatatatatatatatatatatatatatgtaaatatatatatatatatatatatatatatatatatatatatatatatatatatatatatatatatatatatatatatatatatatatatatatatatatatatatatttatataacatatatatctatatatctatctatctacctatctatatctatatctatatctatatctatatatatatttatataacatatatatctatatatctatctatctatctatctatatctatatctatatatatatatttatataacatatctatctatctatctatctatctatctatctatctatatctatatctatatctatatatatatatatatatatatatatatatatatatatgtatatacacacacacacacacacacacacacacacacacacacacacacacacacacacacacacacacacacacacatatatatatatatatatatatatatatatatgtatatgtatatatatatatatatatatatatatatatatatatatatatatatatatataatatatatgtatatttatatatattcatatatgtatgtgaatgtatgtttacatgtatcaaTCTAGCTAACTGGCTAGTTGGCGAGCTTATTATGTATGAGCTAGAGTGCTCATAATTCAATTTCCTGTTTTAAACATTTTTGGGAAATCCAGTTCCGAAATCTGAAAGGGATTTCACAAATTGGAGTAGAGCTGTTTACTTAATTTTTCCATTATTTGTCAGATTTGTTTGAATTCATATTTTGATGCTATGAAGATTGTTTATTCGACCGACACGGAAATGTGTGCACTGctcattttatattttctaaaACAAAGGGATAGTAAAAGGCGTATTTTGACGTCGAAAGTTTCTTTACGAAATATTAGAGTGAGAtagtttttggatttttttgctaaaaaaatgtgaagaaaaatcgATTTATTGCATATACTGGAAAAGTTATAGGATATTCTAGTATCTTGGCAAAGTAGGCGAAAGCTGTTAAAGCTGACAGATTGGGCTATTAATATGAACTTGTTGTAGACAATTTGCATATTGACTTTGCAATCGGTGAAATATTATGTTCTAGGTGATAGTTCATTGTGATTCTAGCAGTATGCGTTCTGAATGGGTTATATAGTGCATCAACTTGCGCTAATATAAAGTGTGTCACTGCTCATTATTGTGTAACTTGAGACGCTTAGTGTACATATTAATGAGATAAAGACTAGTTTGTTGTATATATTTAGACACTAGTATTCGGATCTCTGTATAGCATATGCTTAAATGTAGTACTCTTGAATTCTTCATTGATAGGATTATATATAGGAAGACAAGGGAGTTTCATTCGAAAGAAGAGGTAGAAATGttgggaagaaaaaataaaaagaaggaaagaaggcggaggaggagaaagagaagaaaaaattgtctcggatttttttttctttctttttttttcccagaCAAGATTATCCGGTACTGGAGACCTGGACCAATTCGAAAGCAGCAGTCATCTTGGCCTTCAACTCCTTCAACTCCCACGTCTCATGGCACTAAAAGCCTGAATACTATTATAGAAATTGGCTCGACACACGGAACGCTTATGGAAAAGGGGTGCAGGGACCGCCagtcatttgtatatgtatatgtatgaacagatatataggaataaagttatttattatcatgtcagattttcttgttattcattCTCTGTAAtacatgttatctatctatttatatgtatttatatatctatgtatgaacaGATCTACAGGAATAaagttatttattatcatgtcagattttcttgttattttttctctgtaatacatgttatctatctttttatgtgtatttatatatctatatatatgcctttccctgtccctctatacatacatacatatctacctacctatctacctatatgattaatatatacacacgcacattatcaTTTCATGAATTCATCTTTATCCAGTAGAAAGCCTGGAATACAGCAATCATAAAGTTATTTAAGGAATACTTTTAGGAAGAAATTCATAGTCACCGATGGGATAATTGGCCAGGAAAATATCCCACAGGGAATTAGGTCCTTATAAAGCCTACGGAATCATAATGGgtgatttattttgctttgttgtaTTATCGTATTTATTGACAATTTATATCATTGAATTAATTGATTCTATATGAGTAGTTATGAATAACAAAGGCAACTTCAAGAAcggcaatgataaggataatggtcaATTATTATAAGGATAAATTATGATAAAGGCGACAGCTATGATGAGGAtaggattaatgataatagtaataatgatgatgaagacagtgATAAacattaatactgatgataatgacagtggtaataatcgtaatgattatcataataatgataatagtaataataataatggtaatgataatggtaataataatgacaataataagaatattgataacaacagtgacaacaacaacgataatgataataatggcaataacgataatgatattaaccaaaggatagtaatgatgatgatgatgatgatgatgataataataataataacaatgataatgataataataataataataataataacagcaataatgataatgataataaccaaaataatgatagtgaaaatgacaataaagataatcatatgaAACGGAATGATATCCATAAAAAATCAAAAGACGGAGCAGTcctcgcttaaaaaaaaaaaaaaaaaaaaaaaaaaatgaatgagagaatctTTACGCGCAAAGCCAGTTTCTCTCCAATGTTTATTCGTTACATTTTAGGCCTTATTGACATTGGCGTTACAATAAGGCGAAAGCAATAAACAAGCAATGAGATGACACGATTGTAGGGATAAGATCCTATTTTCGTCTTATCTGATGTAGGTAATAAATTTGCATAGGGCTTCTCGTTTGCAGTGGTGAGAGTATGAATGAAGTTGCTTGGgtgaccccccaaaaaaaacaaataaacaaaggtcATACGAAAACCAGAGCCAAAAGCggtctcaaaaaaaagaagaaaaaaaaaagaactggcAACTGGAAGGGGCGGATCGACATATATAAGGACGGCAGTTCGAAACCTTTAGTATCAGTTCGAACTATACTCACTAACATGAAGTTTGTAAGTAGATCTCATACAATTAGTGTTTATCTGTATTGGAGActaatcctgtatatatatatatatatatatatatatatatatatatatttttttttttttttttttttttttttgtgtgtgtgtgtgtgtgtgtgtggaagtgaaaGGGTAAACATAAACATTGCAAGATGAAACGAGAATATACATCCTTTTTCTTTGATAGGTAGTATTTGCTGTCGTGGTCGCCGTGGCCTGTGCCGACCGGCTGTACGAGGCCCCAGCGGCTCGTGCTGCCTCCGACGAGATCGCCATCCTGAGGGACGACCGCGTGATCGAGGACGACGGAAGGTACAACTTCGACGCGGAGACTGCCAACGGCATCGTCTTTTCCGAGTCTGGCTCTCCTGTAGGAGACGAGGGAGCCATCAACAGCGCCGGATCCTTCTCGTAAGCAATTAGTTTAGATGACCTGTTTTAAAATTGATTTATATCATGGTCGCAGTGTTATAAAACTAATAGGACCGCCATCAACCCATTTTTACTTTTCTACTATATGTTTTTTCTATTGTTCGTAACAGGTACACCGCTCCTGACGGCACTGAAGTCCACCTTCAGTACGtagctgacgagaacggcttccagccccagggcgcccacctgcccgtggctcccgagttcccccacccgatccctcagttcgtcctcgaccagatcgccttcgccgccgaggaggacgcccgCAACGCCCGTGGAGAAGTCTCCCGCTCCTATGGTGCTCCCAACAAATAAACTGGACGAATTCTACGCTAGACAATGATGCAGATCACgtcacttttatgtatatatttttgcaacTAATTTATTGCTTCGATGTAAATAAAGATAGTCGAACTGCAATATATGTTTAAACGATCCAAAATACTGGGAAAACTGGCGAATGTTAATCATATGAAAACTAGAAAACACATTTCCTCGGATTCTGTTTGTTTCAGTAAAGAATACTGAAATGAAATACTCTCAAGTTACAAAACATGCTCTGATAAAAAGTATCAGAATAACAGCCATtgatattcacacatacaaagagagaaaaatagagggtgagacagagagagagatagagagagagagagggggggggggcgctaaaACTAGGGAATTCTAACCAActgaaataaaatacaaacacccACATCTCCGAGCAATATAATTCTGTCTTTATTCTCAAACTCGTGTAAGAAGAGttaaagcaaaaagaaataagGTACAAAGTGAAAGCACAGATAAATGCAATATAATCAAAGTTAAAACAGATAAATGCAATACCATTAACGAAACTCTGACCAAGACAGTAATGTCATAATACTAGGTCTGTAAATAGTTGCATTactaattacatcattattaattacattaattatcaGTAAGGATATCAAAGCGGAACAAAccaataatacagaaaaaaaacattgctgaCTAGTAACTGCAATGTCATTCTGAATGGTAGGATAATGAGGATAtttaataatgatacaaacagtgatgataatgatggttgataATGACAGCAACTAAATCGTCAGTAacgctgctgctgatgatgatattaagaaaagaacaaagataaaattaagttatgataatgataacaacaatgaagaatgggaatgtaataataatgatatatataatgatgatgatgatgataatgatgatgatgatgatgataatgatgataaaaataatgatattgatagtgatactgTTACAAATCCACTAATGATAAAACAATTGtaaaaacggtaataataatagaaattgtagtaatgttaatattgacattaaagataatgtttatgataataacaaccatatcaataatgataataatcaaaaggaTGACAAAATTGAGGatggtgatactaatggtaacagtaatgccAAGAAtataaaatggtgataataacaaaacatattaatgataataatgaggccgttgagaatgataattatgataacaataataatgaaaatgataatatcaataatatcaatgataatagatattatcatcatcactatcgctattgtttagtaataacaacaataataataataatgataataatagtagtagtagtagtagtagtagtagtagtagtaatagtaataacaatgatcataataatgatgataatggttgaaataataatatcaacaataataatgataatgataataatagtaatgattattataacaatattaatgatagcaaaagtaataataaaatcacgataatagtaatgatatcaacgatgataatgatcataatagtaatactaataatgataataacaatgaaaataataataatgatgattatcatgtttAAACAATTATCACGATAAGATTGAtaacaaaggaaatgataatagcaatagtgacaaTAAGAGCAAACtattatagtaacaatattgatagtaataatgataattaagtttATAGTAGTAGATACAGTAGaagtcgtaataacaataatagtaataataaaagtcgCAATATAAAAttcgaagtagtagtagcagtaatgatgacgacgatgataaagaGGGATTActatagataataattatgataatgataataataatgatgatgatgtcaataataatgataactccaataatattgatgattataagaacaacaacaaacataatagtagtagcaatagttataacaatggtaattctaattccaaagatagtaataataacagtaataaggatgataataaaatcacta encodes:
- the LOC138863791 gene encoding cuticle protein CP14.6-like isoform X2, which encodes MKFVVFAVVVAVACADRLYEAPAARAASDEIAILRDDRVIEDDGRYNFDAETANGIVFSESGSPVGDEGAINSAGSFSYTAPDGTEVHLQYVADENGFQPQGAHLPVAPEFPHPIPQFVLDQIAFAAEEDARNARGEVSRSYGAPNK
- the LOC138863791 gene encoding cuticle protein CP14.6-like isoform X1; amino-acid sequence: MKFVIFAVVVAVACADRLYEAPAARAASDEIAILRDDRVIEDDGRYNFDAETANGIVFSESGSPVGDEGAINSAGSFSYTAPDGTEVHLQYVADENGFQPQGAHLPVAPEFPHPIPQFVLDQIAFAAEEDARNARGEVSRSYGAPNK